Proteins from a genomic interval of Drosophila melanogaster chromosome 2R:
- the CG43982 gene encoding uncharacterized protein, which produces MEDIKMEGDRVPRKVCNIFHSSRQMAMEKDKTDPRESPTVATRPLAHTQKRDCYLQHPRAPHDPHPVIPVTPPLFRNHPFHSKQNF; this is translated from the coding sequence ATGGAGGATATAAAGATGGAGGGAGATAGAGTGCccagaaaagtatgcaacatatTTCACAGTTCGAGGCAGATGGCAATGGAAAAGGACAAAACAGACCCAAGGGAAAGCCCCACTGTCGCCACACGCCCACTCGCCCACACTCAAAAGCGTGACTGTTACTTGCAGCATCCCAGAGCACCCCACGACCCCCATCCGGTCATCCCCGTAACCCCACCCCTTTTCCGAAATCACCCCTTCCATTCGAAGCAAAATTTTTGA